A genomic stretch from Methanomassiliicoccales archaeon includes:
- a CDS encoding ABC transporter permease, whose translation MKLGAYIIRRLLLLLPVLLGVSVFIFTLTRIGGNPAAAYMSERMTPEQVAQIYEKFHLNEPIYVQYWYWLDGILHGDWGYSKVARAPVTTAIGWYFPATAELAIISMIIAVVVGIALGTISAVKRDTPVDHATRVIALSGVSLPIFWLGLILQYVFFYKLQWFPSGGRYDALLYLREGPIQRYTGFWTIDTLLSGNLTLFGDALMHLALPAITLSFGTIAIITRIMRSSMLEVLNQDYIKTARSKGLPEKTVIKKHARKNALIPTTTIVGLSFGGLLGGAVLTETIFSWPGMGQWSTAAITMNDWASIMGFVLVTALIYVIANLVVDILYAFLDPRVRLG comes from the coding sequence TTGAAACTGGGAGCCTATATAATTAGAAGGCTTCTGCTGCTCCTTCCTGTTTTACTCGGTGTCTCGGTTTTCATATTTACCTTGACCAGAATTGGAGGAAACCCAGCTGCAGCATATATGAGCGAGAGAATGACTCCCGAACAAGTTGCCCAAATCTACGAGAAATTCCATCTCAACGAACCGATATATGTACAGTATTGGTATTGGTTGGATGGCATCTTGCATGGGGATTGGGGGTATTCGAAGGTAGCAAGAGCCCCTGTAACAACAGCCATAGGTTGGTATTTTCCGGCTACTGCTGAATTAGCCATTATTAGCATGATCATTGCCGTTGTAGTGGGAATCGCCCTTGGCACAATCTCCGCTGTGAAAAGAGACACACCTGTCGATCATGCAACGAGAGTTATTGCACTTTCTGGCGTTTCATTACCGATTTTCTGGCTTGGTCTAATACTCCAATACGTCTTTTTTTATAAACTTCAATGGTTTCCTTCCGGCGGAAGATATGATGCATTATTGTATCTGCGGGAAGGACCTATTCAAAGGTATACAGGCTTTTGGACGATAGATACGCTGTTGAGTGGAAATCTCACTTTGTTTGGCGACGCGCTCATGCATCTTGCCCTTCCTGCTATTACACTTTCATTTGGGACAATCGCAATCATTACGAGGATTATGCGGTCTAGCATGCTGGAAGTCCTCAATCAGGATTATATAAAAACTGCAAGATCAAAGGGATTACCTGAAAAGACTGTCATTAAAAAGCACGCAAGAAAGAACGCTCTCATCCCAACCACGACGATCGTGGGACTGTCATTTGGCGGATTACTTGGTGGCGCGGTTCTCACTGAAACGATTTTCTCGTGGCCTGGTATGGGGCAGTGGTCCACAGCCGCGATCACGATGAATGATTGGGCCTCGATAATGGGATTCGTCTTGGTCACCGCTCTCATTTATGTTATTGCAAATCTTGTTGTAGACATCCTATACGCATTTCTCGATCCAAGAGTAAGGCTGGGGTGA